The window CAGTTGAACCGGATTATTTGGGCGAAGTTGCAAAACGGTATCGATATAAGAATACGGATACGGAAGTGGGCTTTATTTCATCTATATCTGAAAGCTTCTGTTCATCCTGTAACCGAGCAAGAATTTCAGCAGATGGAAAGTTATTTACATGCTTATTTGCTACACAGGGGACTGATTTAGTCGGTTTAATAAGAAATAAAGATCTAACAGATGAGGACATAGCACTTTCTATTTCAAACCTTTGGAATAAAAGAGAAGACCGCTATTCAGACCAAAGAGTCGAGTTAAGTAAAAAACCATCAAAAAAGAAGATTGAAATGTCTTATATAGGAGGCTGACTCTTCTTTTTTAAAGGGGAATTTTATGAAAAAACGAGTGTATATATGTTTTGTTTTTTTAGCTGTTGTTATGGGTGGGTGCTCTTATTCCAGTACAGAAAAGGAAGATCCCATTGTATTAACAATCTCAGCAGCATCTAGTTTGCAAGATGTGTTAAAGGCAATTTCCGAAGAGTTTCAAAAAAAGCATACAAACATTGAGATCCAATATAATTTCGGAGCTTCTGGCTCTCTAGCAAAGCAAATTGAACAAGGAGCACCTGTTGATTTGTTTTTTTCCGCCTCAAGTGAGAAATTCAATGACTTAATTTCAAAAGAACTTATTCAAGAAAGTGCTACGTTTATTAGTAATCAACTTGTTTTAATAACTGCTGAAGATGGGGAATTACAGCTAGAAAAAATTGAAGATTTAATTTCAGATGAAGTCCATAAAGTTTCGATTGGTTCCCCATCTATTGTCCCTGCAGGCACTTATGCAAAACAATCATTAGATCAATTAAATTTATGGCCAAAAATTGAAAGTAAGATAGTTTATGCAAAGGATGTTAGACAAGTTCTAACATATGTGGAAACGGGGAATGTAGCTGCTGGGTTTGTCTATAAAACAGATGCCATTGTCTCAGAAAATGTAAAGATTATCACGACTGTCGATGAAGAAAGCCATGATTTAATTACATATCCTGTCGGAATTCTTAAAAATACGGGTTCCCTTTCAGAAGCAAAACAATTTTATGATTTTTTACAGAGTGCAGAAGTAAAGGAGATCTGGATTAAATACGGATTTACATACATTCAATAAATTAACAATTTTAGACGCATTCATCGAGGTAACGAAGGGTGCAATATAACGTGGAAGTTGATATGGAATAGAGGGAGTTTTATGTGGAATCAGTTTTGGGAACCGATTCAATTATCGGTAACAGTAACAATTGCTGCAAGTGCCATAGTTATTTTAGCTGGTACACTATTAGGTTATGTTTTTGCTCGAAAAGTCTTTAAATTTAAGGTGCTGCTTGAAACACTGTTTATGCTTCCATTAGTCCTTCCTCCCTCAGTCATTGGTTTTTTATTAATCGTTATTTTTGGTAACCAGAGTTTTATTGGCGGTATGATAAAAGCAATATTTGGTCAAACACTATTGTTTACATGGCATGCAGCTGTTATTGCAGCTAGTGTAGTCGCTTTTCCTTTAATGTTTCAAACGGCAAAAGCAGGTTTCCAGAGCATTCATAATGGGGTTGAAGAGGCAGCAATAGACTTGGGAGCTAACACAAGACAAGTATTTCTACGGGTATCACTACCTCTAGCAAGAAAAGCGCTCATAGCTGGCTGTGTTCTAAGTAGTGCAAGAGCGATAGGTGAATTTGGAGCAACACTGATGTTTGCCGGGAATATTCCTGGAGTGTCCCAAACAGTTCCAACAGCCATTTATATGGCAATCGATAATGGGAATATGTTTCTTGCTTGGGCATGGGTGATTACGATCATGATTTTATCCTTTTTCCTATTATTTTTTGTTCGCTCAAAAGAAAAAAATGAAGGGACTTACTAAAAGATGGACAATCGATATTATAAGCAAGAACTGTGTTCCTTTGTAGGCGAACAAGGACAAAAGAATATTTCAAAAAAACATGTGTTAATTGTAGGTATGGGGGCCCTCGGAAGTGCGAACGCAGAGATGCTTGTTCGTGCGGGAATTGGTACATTAACGATTGTAGATC is drawn from Lysinibacillus sp. SGAir0095 and contains these coding sequences:
- the modB gene encoding molybdate ABC transporter permease subunit, with protein sequence MWNQFWEPIQLSVTVTIAASAIVILAGTLLGYVFARKVFKFKVLLETLFMLPLVLPPSVIGFLLIVIFGNQSFIGGMIKAIFGQTLLFTWHAAVIAASVVAFPLMFQTAKAGFQSIHNGVEEAAIDLGANTRQVFLRVSLPLARKALIAGCVLSSARAIGEFGATLMFAGNIPGVSQTVPTAIYMAIDNGNMFLAWAWVITIMILSFFLLFFVRSKEKNEGTY
- the modA gene encoding molybdate ABC transporter substrate-binding protein is translated as MKKRVYICFVFLAVVMGGCSYSSTEKEDPIVLTISAASSLQDVLKAISEEFQKKHTNIEIQYNFGASGSLAKQIEQGAPVDLFFSASSEKFNDLISKELIQESATFISNQLVLITAEDGELQLEKIEDLISDEVHKVSIGSPSIVPAGTYAKQSLDQLNLWPKIESKIVYAKDVRQVLTYVETGNVAAGFVYKTDAIVSENVKIITTVDEESHDLITYPVGILKNTGSLSEAKQFYDFLQSAEVKEIWIKYGFTYIQ